In the Campylobacter sputorum subsp. sputorum genome, AAATTTTCATCTGCTTTAAAATTCATAATAGTATCAGCAAATTTAGTCTCTTTTGCATTTTTGATGTGTCCATCTTGCATTTTTTTATACAATTTTGGATAAACAATCATCCATAAAATTGCAAGAATTACTGATATTATTGACACAATCGGAGCAACTTTAAATATACCATCTATAAAAATTCCAACCAAAATAAACTCAAATGGTATCGCATAATAGCTTATCAAACGCTGTTTTTTCGCTGTTTTGCTTTTTGTTAGCATAAAAATTTTTAAATTTATTATATCGTTTTGCGTAAGTATAATTTTCAATGTTTTGCCTTTATAAATTTTTGCTTATTGTATCAAAAAAGATTTTGCAATATATTTAAATGACATAAGGCATGCAAAAATATTATTAAATATAAACTAAATAACTAAATAACTAAATATAATTTTATTACTTATTAATTTTTATAGAAGTTAATAGTATATTTTTTCAAATATTTTAACACAAAAGGAGATTAGTATGAAATATTTTCATATCTTAACAATACCGCTTTTGCTTACTAGCCTAACATTTGGTTTTGATGCTAAACTAGACAAGCAAAAACAACTAACCGGCATAGACTTGCCAACTGCCAAATGGCAACTTCCGCCGGCAATTGACGAAAATGGTATCTTAGATGAGACAAAACTTCCCAATTCGCCTTATGGCAAAAATGTCATACTCGGATACAAAATTCTAACCCAAACTCACAAATACATAGGTCCAGATGCCAAAGATAAAGAAAAAAGATTAGCAGGAAATCACTTATCTTGCAATAGCTGCCATGCAAATGCTGGAACTAAGGTATATTCAGCTGGTTTTGTAGGAATTACTGCTAGATTTCCACAATACAACGCAAGAGGCGATAAAATAGTAAGCATAGAAGATAGGATAAATGGCTGTATGCAAAGAAGTATGAATGGTAAAGTTTTGCCATTAAACTCGCCAGAAATGAGAGCAATTGTTACATATATGCACTATTTAAGCAGTGGTGTGCAAGTAGGTGCAAAAGTGGAAGGACAAGGTTTAAATAGCGTAAAACTTATAAGCAGAGCAGCTGATCCAAAAAAAGGTGAAGTTTTATTTCAAACTCACTGCGTAGCTTGTCATGGACAAAATGGCGAAGGTTCGCAAAATCCAGATGTAGCAAATGGGGATTATTACATTTATCCGCCACTTTGGGGTAATGATAGTTACAATACAGGTGCTGGAATGTATAGAATGATAAAAGCGGCACAATTTATAAAACAAAATATGCCTCAATTTAATGCTATTTTGACAGACGAGGAAGCTTTTGATGTAGCAGCTTATATCAACTCTCAAAAACGCCCTATTAAAAAAGGTAGGGATTTAGATTTTCCAGATAGAAGAGTAAAAGCTATCGATACGGATGTTGGTCCTCATGATGATAAATTTAGCGATAAAGAGCACAAATACGGACCATTTAACAAAATGAAATAATAATATTTGCAAGTATTTTCCTTGCAAATACAAATTAAACTTTTACATTTCCTTTTAAAAGCTGTTCAAACAAAGCTAAAATTTGAGCATTTATTTGACCGCATTGTGCGTTTAGCTGAGCTACAAGCTCTTTGCTTGCTTCATCTTTATTTGAAGATAATTTTGCTATCATTGCTTGTAAATTTGATAGTTGTTTTTTTAACTTTTCTATTTTATTCCAAATTTCCGCTGTAGGATCTTTTGGTTTTTTAGATTCTTCGGTTTTTGAACCTTCTTTTATAGGATTTTGTTTAATTTTATCTGAATTAACAAAAATTTTATCGTAAAAAGACGCATTTTCTACTTTCATAATTCTCTCCTTTTTGCTAACTTAAATTTACATCGTCATTAAATAAAATTTCTTTAACTAAATTTTTTATATAATTAGCCAAATGAAACAAAATATATTAGAACTTATAAATTTTCTTGCAGATTATGCATCTACAATGATATCAGTTGGTAGCTATAACTCAAGAGTTAGTAGATGTGTAAAAAGAATAGCCGCGTATTACGGATATGACGCATCTATATTTGTTCTTTTAAAGCACATATCTATAAGTGTAACAGATATAGATGATTACGAAAATAGAAGAACTTATGTAAAAGATATAACCCAACATTCCATAAATTTAAGTATGATATCAGAACTTAGTGCATTAAGTTGGTCTATAAAAGATGAAAATCTTACTCTTGATGAAGCTAAAAAAATATATAAAGAAATCTTAAAAACAAAAGGTACTAAATTTGGGCTTTCTATAATTTTTATAAGTGCGGCATTTGGGGCATTTTGTAAGCTTTTTGGTGGAGATATTTGGAGTATATTTTTTGTAATAATTGGCACAATGGCTGGTGTTAGTATAAGACATTTTTTAAATAAGAAAAATATGGATATAAGAGTAACATACATAATCTGCTCTTTTATATCATCTTTTATTGCCTATTTAGCGACAGATTTTGATCTAAGCAAAACACCTACACCTGCGATAAGTGCCAGCATACTCTATCTTTTTCCCGGTATTGTAATACTAAATTCAATGTTTGATATACTTGACCAAAATGTGCTTATAGGTATAAGTAGAGCTGTAAATGCAGCTATTTTAATACTATGTATGAGTGTTGGAATTTACATAACTTTAGGCATTTCAAATTTGGGATTATTATGAGTTTAACTACTTTTATGATAGATGTCATTTTTGCAGCTATTGCGGGTCTTGGTTTTTCTTATGCAAACAATCCACCAAAAAGAATACTTTTATATTGTGCTTTGCTTGGTGGACTTGGATACGCACTAAGACTTACACTACTAGAAACCAATATACTAAATTATGCAGGTGCGACGCTAGTTGGTTCAATTAGTATTGGTTTATTTGCTGTATATTTTGCAAAAAAACTAAAAACCCCGATAGAAGTTATAGCTTTTCCATCGCTTTTACCAATGATTCCTGGAATTCAAGCATATAAAACAATACTTGCAATATTTATATTTATGCGCTCAAAAGACGAAAATGAAAAAATCCATTATCTTTTAGAAATTTTTGACAACGCATATACAACAATTTCTATAATTTTTGCACTAGCTACTGGTATTTCCATAGTTTTGCTTATATTTTATGAAAAATCTTTTGTGATGACAAGAAATGGACATTTTAGAGAAAAATACAAAGATATATTAGGAAGACAAAATGAAAATACGAATATATTATGAAGATACTGATGCTGGCGGCATTGTTTATCATGCAAATTATATAAAATTTTGCGAAAGAGCAAGAAGTGAGTGTTTCTTAAAAGAAAATTTAGCTCCTTTTACAAAAGATGGTTTTTTCGTAGTTAGCCAAATAAATGCAAAATACATATCTCCGGCTAAATTTGGCGATACTATAGAAATAACAACCAAAGTAAAAGAGAGCAAAAAAGCAAGTTGCATAATAGAGCATAAAATTTACAAAATAGCATCTATAAAAGAATGTAGTTTAAATGAAATTTTATTTGAAGCACAAATAAAATTAGCATTTGTAAATAATGGAAAACCTAGCAAAATACCTGAAAATATTTTTAATTTTATATCAACAAAACTGATATAAAATTATTGGCTTACGCCATTTTGCTCTAAATTTGGCTGAGTAGCTAACTCAAAACCATAAGGCGTTGTTTTGTAAATCAAAGTATCATAAACAACTTGAGAATTTACTATATTTTCATTAAATATTTTATTTGCACTAGGATTTATCAAACTATAAATATAATCCATACCAACACTTGTAGAGTAAGCAATCCAATCATATTTCAAAGCTTGTTTTAAAATGCTATTTATACTTTCTAAATTTTGATCTACCGAAGTTATAGATGTAGCTAAATACATATTTTTTATATCAGAATACTGAGCAAAATTTAAAAGCATAGGATCATAATTTATCTGCGTTGATAAGAGTGCGTAAGTATCTGCGTTATAAATTTTTAACTGAGATGCAAGAAGAGCTGCTTTTACCATAGGAACATTAAAAAACACGCTTGAGTTTTTAAGTCTTGAATTTCCAGAAATTTCGCGTTTTAAATCCAAATTTCCACTTTGCATTATAGAACCATATATAACGCCGCCACTTAGATTATTAACATATCCATCTAGCATATTTCCAAGACTACTTCCATCTGAAAAAGTAGCAACATTGGAATTTGCATACATTAAAAGTTTAGAAATTTGTGCTTCATAATCTATACCACCAAAAATGAAATTAGAATCCATTTCGCCTACGGCTTTTTTGTGTATCGTTGGAACAAAAACAAGAATATCATTTTGTATATTTTGAGCTAAATTTCTAACACCATTTGCTGTCATTGGAGCTATTATAAACTTAATATTTTGAGATTTTATAGCATTTGTTGCACTTGATATAGAAGAACTACTCTCATCACCTATCAAAAAAAACTTCACATTTAAATTAGCATTTTGCCTTATTATGTATGATAAAATGGCATTATTTACGATAATTGAATAACTTTTTATAACCTTTTGCGGAATTATCACAGCTATGGTTGTTTGATCAAAATCAGCAGGCATATTAAAAGGTTCTTTTGAGATACTTTTTGTTACATATGTTGCATAAATTTTATTTAACTGAGCATCTTTTGAGCCCTCAAATCTAGATAAAAAACTAGCGAGCATGTTTTCATCTATAAGCTTTTTTAAGCATTTGTCATCACAAGGCTCTATTTCTAAATTTATCCACTCTTCGCTAACAGGAGGTATAAAAGACTTTATCTCTTCTTTTTTTGCAATCAAAAAAGATACCATCAGCATCAAAATTATGACTATTTTTTTCATATAAACTCTTTAATTTTATCTAAATCCAACATAAACTCATCCATCTTGCTTGGATTTGTGATAATCCAGTAAGGCGAATATGTCGGCATCAATAAAGTGTTTTTAAATTTAAAAACACTTCCCCTTAAACTATCAAAATTTACACTCTCTCCAAAATCATTTGTTATAAGATTAAAAGCTAAAGAGCCTAAAGTAACTATTATTTTTGGAGCTATTATATCAATTTCTTGCATAATGTATGGACTACACTTCTGAAAATACTCTATATTTGGCACTTCATCGCCACTTATTTTGCATTTTATGATATTTGAAAAATAAAATTCCCCATCCCCAATTGTTTTTTTTAAACAATCTAAAAAAAATTTTCCGCTTTTCCCACTAAAAAGCTCGCCCCTTAAATCATCTGCAATACTTGGGGAATCTGATACAAAAAAAACTTTAGCATTTTTTGAACCAAAAGAAAAAAGAGCATTTTTTCTACTTTTACAAAGTGTGCATAAAGAGCAATTTAAAACTTGAGATTTTATATTTGATATACTATCAACATTTAAAAAAGAAGTCTTAATACTTCCATCTTTTAGCATATTTTCATTTATATACTTAAAGCCAAACGCCTTATAATAATACAACTTTCTAAGCATAGCTAATTTTTCCATAAGCTAGATTTTATCAAAATAGCTTTAATTTTGTATAAAATATATAATTTTAAAAGCCAAAATTTGATATACTCTTTAACATATTTATTTTAAGGAAAAATTATGATAAACATTGGTATCTACGGCGGTAGTGGAAAGATGGGGACAATGATTTTTGAATGCCTAAAAAATAACACTAAGGCAAAAGTTAGCTCTATTTACACTATAGAACCACTAAATTATGAGCCAAAGTGCGTAATAACGGATGATTTTAAAACTTTTTTTGAAAATTGCGATGTTGTGATTGATTTTACAATAAAAGATGGTGCTATAAATTTACTAAATTACGCAAGAACAAATCCAAAACCAATTTGTATGGGTACAACTGGACTTGGAGAAGATGGCGAAAACTTGCTTAAAACAGCAAGCAATATGATGCCGATTTTATATGCTACAAATATGAGTTTAGGCGTAGCAATAACAAACAAACTAGCATATCTTGCCTCCAAAGCATTAAGAGATTTTGATATAGAAATAACAGAAATGCATCATCATCATAAAAAAGACGCACCAAGCGGCACAGCACTAACACTTGCAAAAAGTGTAGCAAGTGCAAGAGATTTAAATTTAAAAGATGTTATGGTTACAGGTAGAAACGGAATGGTTGGAGAAAGAAGCAAAGATGAGATAGCTGTTATGTCTTTAAGGGGCGGCGATATAGTTGGAAAACACACCATTGGATTTTATAACGATGGTGAGTTTATAGAAATTTCTCATACAGCAACAAGTAGAGCGACATTTGCAAATGGTGCTATAAAAGCGGCACTTTGGGTAAGTGAGCAAAAAAATGGTCTTTATACCATAAATGATTGTTTGGGGATATAAATATGTGTGCAATAGTTGGAGTGATAAACTCAAATCACGCATCAAAAACAGCCTATTACGCTCTTTTTGCTATGCAACATCGCGGTCAAGAGGCAACAGGTATTAGTGCAAACAATAACCATCACATAACTACCATAAAAAATAAAGGCTTAGTTACTGATGTTTTTAATCAAGAAAATATAAATAAATTAATTGGTAAAATGGCTATCGGACACAATAGATATAGCACTGCAGGAGGTGAATCTTATGCTGATGCACAGCCTGTGTTTGCAAACTATTCTTTGGGGGAAATTTCAATTGTGCATAATGGAAATTTAACAAACAAAGATGAAGTTAGAAATGCTCTTATTAACGAAGGTTCGATATTTCAATCACATATGGATACAGAAAACATACTTCATCTTATAGCAAGAAGTAAGGAAAACCATCTGCAAGAACGAATAGTTGAAGCTATAAATAAAATCGTAGGTGCATATTGTCTGCTTATAATGAGCAGATCAAAACTTTTTGCCATTAGAGATAGATACGGCGTTAGACCCCTTAGCATAGGAAGATTGAAAGATGGCGGATATATAGTAGCTAGCGAAACTTGTGCATTTGATTTAGTTGGAGCTAAATTTATAAGAGATGTAAAACCAGGGGAAATGATAATCTTTGAAGAAGGATGTGATAAATTTAAAAGTATACAACTTTTTGAGGAAACAGATCCTAGAATATGTGCTTTTGAGTATATTTATTTTGCAAGACCAGATAGCATGATAGATGGCAAAAATGTTTATGAAACAAGAATTAAACTTGGCAAAACACTTGCTAAAAAATCTAAAATTGACGCAGATCTTGTAATACCTGTCCCAGATAGTGGCGTTCCAGCTGCACTTGGATATTCTCAAGAAAGCGGCATAAGATTTGAAATGGCAATCGTTAGAAATCACTATGTCGGAAGAACATTTATAGAGCCAACACAAGCTATGAGAAATTTAAAAGTAAAACTAAAGCTAAATCCTATGACTTCTGTTTTAAAAGATAAAAAAATTATAGTAATAGACGATAGTATAGTCAGAGGAACAACCTCTAAAAAGATAGTTGAACTTTTAAGACAAGCTGGAGCAAAAGAGATACATATGAGAATTGCTGCACCTGAGATAAAATTTCCAGATGTTTATGGCATAGATACACCTACAAAAGAAGAGTTGATAAGTGCAAATATGAGTAAAGATGAGGTCTGTAAATATATAGATGCAGATAGTTTGGAATTTTTAGAGATAGATGAACTAATAAATGCTTTAGGAAACGAGAGAAAATACTCGCTTTTAAGTTTTGATGGGAATTATTTTATAAAATAAGGGAAACCGATATGAAAAAGACTATTTATTTGTTTTTTTTATTACTATTTTTTACAGCTTGTGCATCGACAACCCCTACTGTGCATTTAAAAACTACTGAGCCTTTAATAATAACACAAAAACCTGAGGGTAAAAAAGTTTATATTAAATTTAATAATTCTATAAATGTTGAAAACAATATAACAAAAAACATAGAATACACGCTGCAAAACAATGGATATGAGATATCGCAAGATCCAACTAGTAGTGATTATGCAATTTATGGCGATTTAACTGACTTTAAAAGGATATATGTAAAAGATCCAAATGTTTATATGGGTTTTGGTTTTGGTATGAGGAGATTTTATGGTGGTTTCGGACATTTTTATGATTATGACAATCCATATGAGTATAACGATACAAGCTACATTTATGAAGCACAAGTTTCTTTACTTATAAAACTAAAAAATTTACGGGATTACTCAACAAATTTAAATTTACAAAGCGATAGAGGTGTATACTCAACAAGCACGATAATGGCTAAATTTGCAGATAAGATAAGCAATCAGATACTTCATTTCCTAGAATTTTAATGCTAAAAATTTGCTTTATTGTATTATTTGTATTTTCTAGTTTAATTGGATCCGAGATTATTTATACAAATAAATTTGATATCGACATTATCCCAAAAAACAGAAATTTCAACATTAAATTTGATAATTATAGCGGAACTTTTAGCTCTCTTGATAAAAAAATAATACAAGCCTTACAAAACAATGGACTTACTCTATCAAATGAAAATAATTCTAGCATAGATATAAAACTTACTATAAATTACTTTAAACAAACACCGATACCAAAAACAAGCGGAGGATATGTAAATGTTGGCATTGGATTTGGTAATCACGGATATAGACAAAAGGAGATAGAAGTTGGATATGTTTTGGGTAATATAACAAAAAACGATAATTTTGATACATCATTTAGTAACTTATATGAAGCTAGCTCAAGTTTGCTTATACAAATTAAAAATAACAATGATAAATCAAAAACTTTCACCACAAATTTAGACTACTCAAGCAACTATAATGACACTAAAGAAGCTATGAATGATTTTGAGGATTTAATATCAAAAGAGATATCAAAACTTCTTTTTATACCTATTTCTCATTAAGCATTTTTGCAGCAAAATCCATAGCTTCTTTGCTTATATTTTCGCCACTTATCATTCTAGCTAACTCTTTTGCTTTTTCATCGTCTTTTATCTCATAAACGCTTGAAATTTCGCCATTTTTTTCTACAACAAAATGTGTATCTGCTCTGCTTGAAAGTTGCGGCTGATGAGAGATTGCAAAAATCTGATAAAAACAAGATAGCTCATTTAGCACATTTGCTATACTCATAGCTTCTTTTCCGCTTAAATTTGCATCTATTTCATCAAGCAAAATAACACCATCTCCTTTTTTTGTAACAACACATCTAAGAGCAATAAAGGCAAGCCTTAAACGATTTGTTTCACCGCTACTAAGCTTTTTTATATCAACCCCGCTATGCTCTATCAAAACTTCATCTAATCCGCTATCATCAAGCTCTTTTTGCTCTATACTTACGCTAACTTCATTCATATAAAGCTTTGATAAAAAATCATTTAAAACACTTACAAACTCATCTAAACTAGATTTTCTAGCTTTAGAAATTTGCAATGCCAACTCATCAACTACATTTTTTGCACTCTTTAATTTTTTTTGAAGATTTTCTTTTTCAAAGCTAATATCTTCATAATGAGCCAACTCTTGTTTTCGCTTTTCAAGCACATTTAAAGCTTCTTCTATACTTCCATATCTGCGATTTAAAGAGCTTAATAACTCAATCCTATCTAAAATATGCTCTATATCAATATCATCAAGTTCATTTAAATTTAAACTCTCTTTAATATTTCTAAGTTCATTCATACTATCTTCAAAAAACGCACTATCTTTATCGCTTAATCTAAGCGCTTCAACAACAGCACTTTCGTAATTAAAAATATTCTCAGCCTTGTTCCAAAACTCTATTATCTTATCTTTTTTACTAAGCTTTTTTTTGATTTCCATAAGCTCATCATATTCGCCTATTTTTGGCGAAATTTCATCTATCTTAGATATCTCAAATTTAGCAAACTCTTTTAACTCTTCTATTTTACTTTCTTCAAGTTCTATCTTGTTTAACTCTTTTAAAATTTTTGAATACTCTTCGTAATTTACTTTAAAATTTGCTAGAATTTCTTTGTATTTTAAGTCTTTTTTTATACAAATAGTGTCTAACACTTCAAGCAATTTATCATTTTCAAATTCGCCATTTTCTTTCGCATTTAGATATTTTATATGTTCTTTTGCAATGCTAGCTACATTTTTTTTTGAAACAAGTTGTGAGTTTATGAAAAATCTCACGCTTTTATCTTTTAACATCTTAAAAGAGTTTATTTCATCATTTTCTAATCCAAACTCCATCATATCAAATTTATAATCAACATTTGCTTCAGCTAATTTTGCTTCACTATCTTTTAGACCAAATACACCTAAAAATGCGTTAAAAAGCACGGACTTTCCAGCACCGCTTACGCCTGTAAAAACATTTAAACCACTACTAAATTTAAGATCAACTTCATTAAATGTTAAACAATCTTTTATATACAATCTCTCAATCATTATGACCCCATCTTAGCTTTTCTTTTAAAATGTCAAAATAATCAGCTTTAACGCTTTTTATCAAATTTACTCTTTTATCACTTAATTTTACACTAACCTCATCATAATCACTCATCTCATAAACATCTTGTCCATCTATTACAACAACGACATTATCTCTACTTTTAAACGAAATTTCTGCTTCTTTTGGAAGTATCAAAGAGCGTTGGGTTAGCGAGTGAGAACATATTGGCGTGATACTAAAAACATTGCAAAGTGGATAAATTATAGATCCTCCTGCACTCATATTATAAGCAGTTGAGCCTATGGGAGAACTTACGATAACGCCATCGCCAAAATATGAATTAAAATGTTTATCGTGCAAAAAAGCATCGATTTTTGCTATAGATTTTATCTTTGAGCGAACCAAAACTACATCATTAAATGCAATTTTATTTAGAATTTTTTCATCTTTTTTTAAATTAATATCAAGTAAATATGGACGCTGAACTTCAAATTTACCATCAAAAAAATCAGCAAAAAATTCTTTTGTATTTGCCATATTAACATCTGTTAAGAATCCTAAATTTCCAGCATAAATTCCTATAATTGGAGTATTAAAATCTACTATTTTTCTACAAACGCCAAGTAGTGTGCCATCGCCACCAAGGGAGATTATCATATCGCAAGTTTTAGCTAGTTTTAATAAGCTTTGTCCTTTTAAATTTAATAATTTTGCGCTCTCGGTTTCAAGTATAGTATTTACACCATATAAATTTAAAATTT is a window encoding:
- a CDS encoding c-type cytochrome, giving the protein MKYFHILTIPLLLTSLTFGFDAKLDKQKQLTGIDLPTAKWQLPPAIDENGILDETKLPNSPYGKNVILGYKILTQTHKYIGPDAKDKEKRLAGNHLSCNSCHANAGTKVYSAGFVGITARFPQYNARGDKIVSIEDRINGCMQRSMNGKVLPLNSPEMRAIVTYMHYLSSGVQVGAKVEGQGLNSVKLISRAADPKKGEVLFQTHCVACHGQNGEGSQNPDVANGDYYIYPPLWGNDSYNTGAGMYRMIKAAQFIKQNMPQFNAILTDEEAFDVAAYINSQKRPIKKGRDLDFPDRRVKAIDTDVGPHDDKFSDKEHKYGPFNKMK
- a CDS encoding threonine/serine ThrE exporter family protein, with the protein product MKQNILELINFLADYASTMISVGSYNSRVSRCVKRIAAYYGYDASIFVLLKHISISVTDIDDYENRRTYVKDITQHSINLSMISELSALSWSIKDENLTLDEAKKIYKEILKTKGTKFGLSIIFISAAFGAFCKLFGGDIWSIFFVIIGTMAGVSIRHFLNKKNMDIRVTYIICSFISSFIAYLATDFDLSKTPTPAISASILYLFPGIVILNSMFDILDQNVLIGISRAVNAAILILCMSVGIYITLGISNLGLL
- a CDS encoding threonine/serine exporter family protein, with product MSLTTFMIDVIFAAIAGLGFSYANNPPKRILLYCALLGGLGYALRLTLLETNILNYAGATLVGSISIGLFAVYFAKKLKTPIEVIAFPSLLPMIPGIQAYKTILAIFIFMRSKDENEKIHYLLEIFDNAYTTISIIFALATGISIVLLIFYEKSFVMTRNGHFREKYKDILGRQNENTNIL
- a CDS encoding YbgC/FadM family acyl-CoA thioesterase translates to MKIRIYYEDTDAGGIVYHANYIKFCERARSECFLKENLAPFTKDGFFVVSQINAKYISPAKFGDTIEITTKVKESKKASCIIEHKIYKIASIKECSLNEILFEAQIKLAFVNNGKPSKIPENIFNFISTKLI
- a CDS encoding uracil-DNA glycosylase encodes the protein MEKLAMLRKLYYYKAFGFKYINENMLKDGSIKTSFLNVDSISNIKSQVLNCSLCTLCKSRKNALFSFGSKNAKVFFVSDSPSIADDLRGELFSGKSGKFFLDCLKKTIGDGEFYFSNIIKCKISGDEVPNIEYFQKCSPYIMQEIDIIAPKIIVTLGSLAFNLITNDFGESVNFDSLRGSVFKFKNTLLMPTYSPYWIITNPSKMDEFMLDLDKIKEFI
- the dapB gene encoding 4-hydroxy-tetrahydrodipicolinate reductase, which codes for MINIGIYGGSGKMGTMIFECLKNNTKAKVSSIYTIEPLNYEPKCVITDDFKTFFENCDVVIDFTIKDGAINLLNYARTNPKPICMGTTGLGEDGENLLKTASNMMPILYATNMSLGVAITNKLAYLASKALRDFDIEITEMHHHHKKDAPSGTALTLAKSVASARDLNLKDVMVTGRNGMVGERSKDEIAVMSLRGGDIVGKHTIGFYNDGEFIEISHTATSRATFANGAIKAALWVSEQKNGLYTINDCLGI
- the purF gene encoding amidophosphoribosyltransferase; translated protein: MCAIVGVINSNHASKTAYYALFAMQHRGQEATGISANNNHHITTIKNKGLVTDVFNQENINKLIGKMAIGHNRYSTAGGESYADAQPVFANYSLGEISIVHNGNLTNKDEVRNALINEGSIFQSHMDTENILHLIARSKENHLQERIVEAINKIVGAYCLLIMSRSKLFAIRDRYGVRPLSIGRLKDGGYIVASETCAFDLVGAKFIRDVKPGEMIIFEEGCDKFKSIQLFEETDPRICAFEYIYFARPDSMIDGKNVYETRIKLGKTLAKKSKIDADLVIPVPDSGVPAALGYSQESGIRFEMAIVRNHYVGRTFIEPTQAMRNLKVKLKLNPMTSVLKDKKIIVIDDSIVRGTTSKKIVELLRQAGAKEIHMRIAAPEIKFPDVYGIDTPTKEELISANMSKDEVCKYIDADSLEFLEIDELINALGNERKYSLLSFDGNYFIK
- a CDS encoding AAA family ATPase, yielding MIERLYIKDCLTFNEVDLKFSSGLNVFTGVSGAGKSVLFNAFLGVFGLKDSEAKLAEANVDYKFDMMEFGLENDEINSFKMLKDKSVRFFINSQLVSKKNVASIAKEHIKYLNAKENGEFENDKLLEVLDTICIKKDLKYKEILANFKVNYEEYSKILKELNKIELEESKIEELKEFAKFEISKIDEISPKIGEYDELMEIKKKLSKKDKIIEFWNKAENIFNYESAVVEALRLSDKDSAFFEDSMNELRNIKESLNLNELDDIDIEHILDRIELLSSLNRRYGSIEEALNVLEKRKQELAHYEDISFEKENLQKKLKSAKNVVDELALQISKARKSSLDEFVSVLNDFLSKLYMNEVSVSIEQKELDDSGLDEVLIEHSGVDIKKLSSGETNRLRLAFIALRCVVTKKGDGVILLDEIDANLSGKEAMSIANVLNELSCFYQIFAISHQPQLSSRADTHFVVEKNGEISSVYEIKDDEKAKELARMISGENISKEAMDFAAKMLNEK
- a CDS encoding NAD(+) kinase codes for the protein MEKEKINHKNIKNIGIVAKNHEDIKQNINHISQILNLYGVNTILETESAKLLNLKGQSLLKLAKTCDMIISLGGDGTLLGVCRKIVDFNTPIIGIYAGNLGFLTDVNMANTKEFFADFFDGKFEVQRPYLLDINLKKDEKILNKIAFNDVVLVRSKIKSIAKIDAFLHDKHFNSYFGDGVIVSSPIGSTAYNMSAGGSIIYPLCNVFSITPICSHSLTQRSLILPKEAEISFKSRDNVVVVIDGQDVYEMSDYDEVSVKLSDKRVNLIKSVKADYFDILKEKLRWGHND